In a genomic window of Ranitomeya imitator isolate aRanImi1 chromosome 5, aRanImi1.pri, whole genome shotgun sequence:
- the LOC138680836 gene encoding uncharacterized protein → MRAAVPVEERLAVTLRFLATGRSLQDLQFSAAVSRPFLSVVIPETCEAIVQSLRHYMEFPKTADDWKRIASDFDELWQFPNCGGALDGKHVRITQPANSGSFFFNYKGYFSVILMALVNANYEFVDVDVGMNGRVSDGGVFEHTSFGESLRNNELLLPLNEDTKANLNFVFIADEAFPLHPHLLKPFAQRTLTPERRIFNYRLSRARRVVENAFGIMANRFRVFHTAINLKLPSIDFVVLACCVLHNFLRRHDTSSYSPPSFIDAVDARTGDIVPGEWRTQPDNFTALQALGSGRQADDARDCREKYCQYFNGSGAVPWQDRAV, encoded by the exons atgcgtgcagccgtgcccgtggaggaaaggttggcggtgacactgcggttcctggcaacaggaaggtctcttcaggatttgcagttttccgccgctgtttccagacctttcctgagcgttgtgattccggagacatgcgaggccattgtgcagagcttaaggcattatatggag tttcccaagacggcggatgactggaagaggattgcttccgattttgatgagctgtggcagtttccaaactgcggtggtgcattagatggaaagcatgtgcgcatcacgcaaccagccaactctggatccttttttttcaactacaaaggatatttcagtgtgatcctcatggcccttgtcaatgcgaactatgagtttgtcgatgtggatgttggcatgaatggtcgagtctccgacggtggtgtttttgaacacacttcatttggggaaagcttgaggaacaatgaactgctgttgccactaaatgaagacacaaaagcaaacctaaattttgtcttcatcgctgatgaagctttccctcttcatccacatttgctgaagccatttgcacagagaacactcacaccggagcgcagaatctttaattaccggttgtcgagggcccgtcgtgtggttgaaaatgcctttgggattatggcaaatcggtttagagtgttccacacagctatcaacttgaagctgccgtctatagactttgtggttttggcatgctgtgtgctccataatttcctgagacgtcatgatacgagctcctattctcctccttcgtttattgatgcagtggacgcaagaaccggagatattgtgcccggggaatggcgtacacaacctgataattttacagctcttcaagcacttggatctggcagacaggcagacgatgcaagggactgtcgcgaaaaatactgtcagtactttaatggttctggagctgtaccctggcaggatcgcgccgtataa